From one Cereibacter sphaeroides 2.4.1 genomic stretch:
- a CDS encoding sensor domain-containing diguanylate cyclase, whose amino-acid sequence MMQDCEKLLDEPGRLAAVRRYAVLDTAPEEPFDKLTRLVCNVLEVPYAAVTLIDADRQWFKSLVGLSGSEGPRHESFCTHTIKTRDPMIVPDATLDPRFRDSPLVTGAAGIRSYLGVPLETPDGYNLGALCAVDTAPRTFSTSQIEIMKSFASLVLDELELRQIALSDALTGAMTRRGWLAAVEKEMARGARQGTQAAIVLFDVDHFKAINDTHGHAVGDAVLQALTRRCLLHLGPADALGRIGGEEFAVLVPDAGLPEAMELAERLRRSFSDAPIEVAGQALRVTASFGVQGLDGDTGNAGSWLAAADRRLYEAKAAGRNRCHGG is encoded by the coding sequence ATGATGCAGGACTGCGAGAAACTTCTCGACGAGCCCGGACGGCTGGCCGCCGTCCGGCGCTATGCCGTGCTCGATACGGCGCCGGAAGAGCCGTTCGACAAGCTCACTCGGCTGGTCTGCAACGTGCTCGAGGTGCCGTATGCGGCGGTGACCCTCATCGACGCGGACCGCCAGTGGTTCAAGTCTCTTGTCGGTCTGAGCGGGTCCGAGGGCCCGCGCCACGAGTCCTTCTGCACCCACACGATCAAGACGCGCGACCCGATGATCGTCCCCGACGCCACGCTCGATCCGAGGTTCCGGGACAGTCCGCTGGTCACGGGGGCGGCCGGCATCCGCAGCTACCTCGGCGTTCCGCTCGAAACACCGGACGGCTACAATCTCGGGGCGCTCTGCGCCGTCGATACCGCCCCCCGGACCTTCAGCACCTCCCAGATCGAGATCATGAAGAGCTTCGCCTCGCTGGTTCTCGACGAGCTGGAACTCCGGCAGATCGCGCTCAGCGACGCGCTGACCGGCGCCATGACGCGCCGCGGCTGGCTTGCCGCGGTCGAGAAGGAGATGGCGCGCGGCGCGCGTCAGGGGACGCAGGCGGCCATCGTCCTCTTCGACGTCGATCACTTCAAGGCGATCAACGACACCCATGGACATGCGGTGGGCGATGCCGTGCTGCAGGCCCTGACGCGGCGCTGCCTGCTGCATCTGGGCCCGGCCGATGCACTGGGACGGATCGGGGGAGAGGAGTTCGCGGTGCTGGTGCCGGACGCGGGCCTGCCCGAGGCGATGGAACTGGCAGAGCGCCTGCGCCGCAGCTTCTCCGACGCGCCGATCGAGGTGGCGGGCCAGGCGCTCCGGGTCACCGCCAGCTTCGGGGTGCAGGGCCTCGATGGCGACACGGGCAACGCCGGAAGCTGGCTGGCTGCCGCGGACCGGCGGCTCTACGAGGCGAAGGCGGCCGGCCGCAACCGCTGCCACGGCGGCTGA
- a CDS encoding GlxA family transcriptional regulator produces the protein MKPAAARRHELSIALILQDKFTIAAFSGFIDALRLAADDAAKSRQIRVAWKVFAQHRSPVMASCGLRVATEDGLPVPEDYDYIAICGGNSFADAAPAPQLAQLIQRAHRARVGLLGICTGSFAIARAGLIGDRRFCIHWNVAEPFKALFPRAQISVDRIFIDEGDVITCAGSTAAIDLALYLVMRHCGQDRAQQVMRHMMLSQMRPATMPQAHFYQLPPGDSHPRLRRALHFMEQQLDHPPSVGAIARYCGVSVRQLERIFLQALGQTPNAAFRQMRLNYGRYLLSAGTLPVTEIAHIAGFSDAAHFSREFRRAFHETPSAHRRARSHGPDAGS, from the coding sequence ATGAAACCCGCTGCCGCACGGCGTCATGAGCTTTCCATCGCCCTGATATTGCAGGATAAGTTCACGATTGCCGCTTTCTCCGGCTTCATCGATGCGCTGCGGCTGGCAGCCGACGATGCTGCAAAAAGCCGACAGATCCGCGTCGCCTGGAAGGTCTTCGCCCAGCACCGCAGCCCGGTCATGGCCAGCTGCGGGCTGCGCGTGGCCACCGAGGACGGGCTGCCCGTTCCCGAGGACTATGACTATATCGCCATCTGCGGCGGCAATTCCTTCGCCGACGCCGCGCCCGCGCCGCAGCTGGCCCAGCTCATCCAGCGCGCCCACCGCGCGCGGGTGGGGCTCCTCGGCATCTGCACCGGCAGTTTCGCCATCGCCCGTGCGGGGCTGATCGGCGACCGGCGCTTCTGCATCCACTGGAACGTGGCCGAGCCCTTCAAGGCGCTCTTCCCGCGCGCCCAGATCTCGGTGGACCGGATCTTCATCGACGAGGGCGACGTCATCACCTGCGCGGGCTCGACCGCGGCCATCGACCTCGCGCTCTATCTCGTCATGCGCCACTGCGGACAGGACCGGGCGCAGCAGGTGATGCGGCACATGATGCTCTCGCAGATGCGCCCCGCCACCATGCCGCAGGCCCATTTCTATCAGCTCCCTCCGGGCGACAGCCACCCGCGCCTGCGCCGCGCGCTGCATTTCATGGAGCAGCAGCTCGACCATCCGCCCTCGGTCGGCGCCATCGCGCGCTATTGCGGCGTCTCGGTCCGCCAGCTCGAGCGGATCTTCCTTCAGGCGCTGGGGCAGACGCCGAACGCGGCCTTCCGCCAGATGCGGCTGAATTACGGGCGCTACCTGCTCTCGGCCGGCACGCTGCCCGTCACCGAGATCGCCCATATCGCAGGCTTCTCCGATGCGGCCCATTTCTCGCGCGAGTTCCGCCGTGCCTTTCACGAGACGCCGAGCGCCCACCGCCGCGCGCGCAGCCACGGTCCCGACGCGGGCTCATGA
- a CDS encoding ABC transporter substrate-binding protein: MMDRVCRLSLAALLAGSGAAYADGSTLTVAYYGGNWGEAFDACVAQPFTEKTGIRVVAEIGNSTTTLAKLQQQSGDAVIDVAYMDGGISELAQEAGVLAPIDLAAIPNAASYLPQAVYKAGDEVFAVSAGYYSLGLIYNTSEVTETPDTWLSLWDESYAGAVALPSPSNSSGVPFVLFLARSVLGDTSESLDPTFAKLKELDTGLLFDSSGAASNAFQSSEVIIGAHFNVGAWDLTDGGLPIGFSVPKEGVWATDARMHVVKGTKNPEGAAQYLDMAASPEAAACLAERLYLGPPVTGVTLAPDVERKLPWGEGGSVEKLHLSDWTEVNARRAAIVERWNREIAN; encoded by the coding sequence ATGATGGATCGGGTTTGCAGGCTGTCGCTCGCGGCGCTGCTCGCGGGTTCCGGCGCCGCCTACGCGGACGGCTCGACGCTGACCGTCGCCTACTACGGCGGCAACTGGGGCGAGGCCTTCGACGCCTGCGTGGCGCAGCCCTTCACCGAGAAGACGGGCATCCGGGTGGTGGCCGAGATCGGCAACTCGACCACCACGCTCGCCAAGCTGCAGCAGCAGTCGGGCGATGCGGTGATCGACGTGGCCTATATGGACGGCGGGATCAGCGAGCTCGCCCAAGAGGCGGGCGTGCTGGCCCCCATCGATCTCGCCGCGATCCCGAACGCGGCCAGCTACCTGCCGCAGGCCGTCTACAAGGCGGGCGACGAGGTCTTCGCGGTCAGCGCGGGCTATTACTCGCTCGGCCTCATCTACAACACGTCGGAAGTGACCGAGACGCCGGACACCTGGCTTTCGCTCTGGGACGAGAGCTATGCGGGCGCCGTGGCCCTGCCCTCGCCCAGCAACTCCTCGGGCGTGCCCTTCGTCCTGTTCCTCGCCCGCTCGGTGCTGGGCGACACCTCGGAATCCCTCGATCCGACCTTCGCCAAGCTGAAGGAGCTGGACACGGGGCTTCTCTTCGACAGCTCGGGCGCAGCCTCGAACGCCTTCCAGAGCAGCGAGGTCATCATCGGCGCCCATTTCAACGTCGGCGCCTGGGATCTGACCGACGGCGGCCTGCCCATCGGCTTCAGCGTGCCGAAGGAGGGCGTCTGGGCCACCGATGCGCGGATGCATGTGGTGAAGGGCACGAAGAACCCCGAGGGCGCGGCGCAGTATCTCGACATGGCGGCCTCGCCCGAGGCGGCGGCCTGCCTGGCCGAACGGCTCTATCTCGGCCCGCCCGTCACCGGCGTCACGCTCGCGCCCGATGTCGAGCGCAAGCTGCCCTGGGGCGAGGGCGGATCGGTCGAGAAGCTGCATCTGTCGGACTGGACCGAGGTGAACGCGCGCCGCGCCGCCATCGTCGAACGCTGGAACCGCGAGATCGCGAACTGA
- a CDS encoding ABC transporter ATP-binding protein, whose translation MTLLAISDITKSFAGHKALDHVTLDIRQGEFISLLGPSGCGKTTLLRTVAGFMTADKGRILIDGEDVSRLPPERRPLNTVFQNYALFPHMTVLENVAYGPRRAGLSRAEADRRAEEALEMVGLAAMSRRNPAAMSGGQQQRVALARAIVNRPKLLLLDEPLSALDLQLRKRMQIELKQLQVQLGITFIFVTHDQDEAMAMSDRIAVMSAGRLEQCDAPEAIYRRPRTRFVAEFIGEANFLPLDGTGPEGVLRPEDLRVLAEGEALPPGWRGLPARVTGVTYVGGTSNIYLADGPRELLARSYGLPPAGISAGRTVQAGFDPANLHPLGA comes from the coding sequence ATGACCCTCCTCGCCATCTCCGACATCACCAAGAGCTTCGCGGGCCACAAGGCGCTCGATCATGTCACGCTCGACATCCGGCAGGGTGAGTTCATCTCGCTGCTCGGGCCTTCGGGCTGCGGCAAGACCACTCTCCTGCGCACGGTCGCGGGCTTCATGACCGCGGACAAGGGCCGGATCCTGATCGATGGCGAGGATGTCTCGCGGCTGCCGCCCGAGCGGCGGCCGCTCAACACGGTCTTCCAGAACTATGCGCTGTTCCCGCACATGACGGTTCTGGAGAACGTGGCTTACGGGCCGCGGCGGGCGGGTCTTTCGCGCGCCGAAGCGGACCGGCGGGCCGAGGAGGCGCTCGAGATGGTGGGTCTGGCCGCCATGTCCCGCCGCAATCCCGCCGCCATGTCGGGCGGCCAGCAGCAGCGCGTGGCGCTGGCGCGCGCCATCGTGAACCGGCCGAAGCTCCTCCTGCTCGACGAGCCGCTGTCGGCGCTCGATCTTCAGCTGCGCAAGCGCATGCAGATCGAGCTGAAGCAGCTTCAGGTGCAGCTCGGCATCACCTTCATCTTCGTGACCCACGATCAGGACGAGGCCATGGCCATGTCCGACCGCATCGCGGTCATGTCGGCCGGCCGGCTCGAGCAATGCGACGCGCCCGAGGCGATCTATCGCCGTCCTCGGACGCGCTTCGTGGCCGAGTTCATCGGCGAGGCCAACTTCCTGCCGCTCGACGGCACGGGACCGGAGGGCGTGCTGCGCCCCGAGGACCTCAGGGTCCTTGCCGAGGGCGAGGCGCTGCCGCCGGGCTGGCGCGGCCTGCCCGCGCGGGTCACGGGCGTGACCTATGTGGGCGGCACCAGCAACATCTATCTGGCCGACGGTCCGCGCGAGCTTCTGGCGCGCAGCTACGGTCTGCCGCCCGCGGGGATCTCGGCCGGACGGACGGTGCAGGCGGGCTTCGATCCGGCCAACCTGCATCCGCTGGGAGCCTGA
- a CDS encoding ABC transporter permease → MASARLTLFWLLALPVLVFTGFFLIPLGVVLVSSFTDPEAGLTLAHYARILLDAYHWQVIATTFRIAIFSTLICVALGYPLAWYLVRIVQVRSWRRACVILLVLPLFTSNIVRSFGWMVLLGRSGLVNDALLSLGLIDRPVRFLGTETGILIGMVYILLPFTVLTIGTALARVDRGLEQAARDLGATPARAFWTVTFPLTLHGVMAGAIIVFSMAISAYVTPALLSGGKVTVLAMLAFQQYSTVFDFHYGGALSITLLVLTLALIGLASRMTRGRTPGAGGH, encoded by the coding sequence ATGGCGTCCGCCCGCCTCACCCTCTTCTGGCTGCTGGCGCTGCCGGTGCTGGTCTTCACCGGCTTCTTCCTGATCCCGCTCGGCGTGGTGCTCGTCTCGTCCTTCACCGATCCCGAGGCCGGGCTCACCCTTGCCCATTATGCGCGGATCCTGCTCGACGCCTACCACTGGCAGGTGATCGCCACGACCTTCCGCATCGCGATCTTCTCGACGCTGATCTGCGTGGCCCTCGGCTATCCGCTGGCCTGGTATCTGGTGCGGATCGTGCAGGTGCGGAGCTGGCGGCGCGCCTGCGTCATCCTCCTCGTCCTGCCGCTCTTCACCTCGAACATCGTCCGCTCCTTCGGCTGGATGGTGCTTCTGGGCCGCAGCGGGCTCGTGAACGACGCGCTTCTGTCGCTGGGCCTGATCGACCGGCCGGTGCGCTTTCTGGGCACCGAGACCGGCATCCTGATCGGCATGGTCTATATCCTGCTGCCCTTCACGGTGCTGACCATCGGCACGGCGCTGGCCCGCGTCGACCGCGGGCTCGAGCAGGCCGCGCGCGATCTGGGCGCCACGCCCGCCCGCGCCTTCTGGACCGTGACCTTTCCCCTGACCCTGCACGGGGTGATGGCCGGCGCGATCATCGTCTTCTCGATGGCGATCAGCGCCTATGTGACGCCCGCGCTGCTCTCGGGGGGCAAGGTCACGGTGCTCGCGATGCTGGCCTTCCAGCAATATTCGACGGTCTTCGATTTCCACTATGGCGGGGCGCTCTCGATCACGCTCCTCGTGCTGACGCTGGCGCTGATCGGACTGGCCTCGCGGATGACGCGCGGCAGGACGCCCGGCGCGGGAGGACACTGA
- a CDS encoding ABC transporter permease, whose protein sequence is MAARLAVRALALLTLAYLALPLVVVIGGSLTETKFLSFPPQGLTLDWYRVVLHDPTYVRSFLTSAVLALAATLFALVIGLPAAIAIARHSFRGKGLLSALLLSPLVLPHIVIGAALLQYGSAIGLVRNFPALLVGHVVIVTPFVLRTLLPHFSPGQRALEEASRDLGASGWTTFRLVTLPLIRPGLVSGAIFAFITSFINVELSIFNTTAALNTIPVQLFNYVQYSVDPSIAAVSALTILAAAVGIVLIDLLIGLDLLPDK, encoded by the coding sequence ATGGCCGCGCGTCTCGCCGTCCGGGCGCTTGCCCTCCTTACCCTCGCCTATCTGGCGCTGCCGCTCGTCGTGGTGATCGGCGGCTCGCTGACCGAGACCAAGTTCCTGAGCTTCCCGCCGCAGGGCCTGACGCTCGACTGGTATCGGGTGGTGCTGCACGATCCGACCTATGTGCGCTCCTTCCTCACGAGCGCGGTGCTGGCGCTCGCCGCCACGCTCTTCGCGCTGGTGATCGGGCTGCCCGCGGCCATCGCCATCGCCCGGCACAGCTTCCGCGGCAAGGGGCTCCTGAGCGCCCTCCTGCTGTCGCCGCTCGTGCTGCCCCATATCGTGATCGGCGCGGCGCTGCTGCAATACGGTTCGGCCATCGGCCTCGTGCGGAATTTCCCGGCGCTCCTCGTGGGGCATGTGGTGATCGTGACGCCCTTCGTGCTGCGCACGCTCTTGCCGCATTTCTCGCCGGGCCAGCGCGCGCTCGAAGAGGCCTCGCGCGATCTGGGCGCTTCGGGATGGACCACCTTCCGCCTCGTCACCCTGCCGCTGATCCGGCCGGGGCTCGTGTCGGGCGCGATCTTCGCCTTCATCACCTCGTTCATCAATGTCGAGCTGTCGATCTTCAACACGACGGCGGCGCTGAACACGATCCCGGTGCAGCTCTTCAACTACGTCCAGTATTCCGTCGATCCCTCGATCGCCGCGGTCTCGGCGCTCACGATCCTCGCCGCCGCCGTGGGCATCGTGCTGATCGACCTTCTCATCGGTCTGGATCTCTTGCCCGACAAGTGA
- a CDS encoding proline racemase family protein translates to MRVQDVYNVIYTHTEGEPLCIIYSGVPYPAGSTILEKRAFLEENYDWLRKALMREPRGHADMFGVFLTPPSSRDYDAGLIYIDGKEYSHMCGHGTIAVAMAMVANGLVARDPSGLTRIRFETTAGLVVAEVAHEGDRVLWTRFENVPAYVAAQDIAFELPGYGPLKADLVWGGNYFGIIDLRGTSLRIAPENGSELSRMGLIAREEIRKKVKVQHPTEAHINNLNFVTFWHEPTIEGCLYKNVHVFSAGQLDRSPGGTGTSAMMAYFEARGVIGLNQPITSEGLLGSGTFEGCLIGETTLGTVRAVRPTVKGTAGMLGTASWTINREDPVDAGFLVL, encoded by the coding sequence ATGCGCGTTCAGGACGTGTATAACGTGATCTATACCCATACGGAGGGCGAGCCGCTCTGCATCATCTACAGCGGTGTCCCCTACCCCGCGGGCTCGACCATCCTCGAGAAGCGCGCCTTCCTCGAAGAGAACTACGACTGGCTGCGCAAGGCGCTGATGCGCGAGCCGCGGGGCCATGCCGACATGTTCGGCGTCTTCCTGACCCCGCCCTCGTCGCGCGACTACGATGCGGGCCTGATCTACATCGACGGCAAGGAATATTCCCACATGTGCGGCCATGGCACGATCGCCGTGGCGATGGCGATGGTGGCCAACGGGCTTGTGGCCCGCGATCCCTCGGGGCTGACCCGCATCCGCTTCGAGACGACGGCGGGCCTCGTCGTGGCCGAGGTGGCGCACGAGGGCGACCGCGTGCTCTGGACCCGGTTCGAGAACGTGCCGGCCTATGTGGCGGCGCAGGACATCGCCTTCGAACTGCCGGGCTACGGGCCGCTGAAGGCGGATCTCGTCTGGGGCGGCAACTATTTCGGCATCATCGACCTGCGCGGCACGAGCCTCCGGATCGCGCCCGAGAACGGCTCCGAGCTTTCGCGCATGGGTCTGATCGCCCGCGAGGAGATCCGCAAGAAGGTGAAAGTCCAGCACCCGACCGAGGCGCATATCAACAATCTGAACTTCGTGACCTTCTGGCACGAGCCCACCATCGAGGGCTGCCTCTACAAGAACGTCCATGTCTTCTCGGCAGGCCAGCTCGACCGCTCGCCGGGCGGCACCGGGACCTCGGCCATGATGGCCTATTTCGAGGCCCGGGGCGTGATCGGGCTGAACCAGCCGATCACCTCGGAGGGGCTTCTGGGCTCGGGCACCTTCGAGGGCTGCCTGATCGGCGAGACGACGCTCGGCACGGTGCGCGCGGTGCGCCCCACGGTGAAGGGCACGGCCGGGATGCTCGGAACGGCCAGCTGGACGATCAACCGCGAGGATCCGGTGGACGCGGGCTTCCTCGTCCTCTGA
- a CDS encoding ABC transporter ATP-binding protein, producing MAVEPSPAVLEIRDLRIEAKSSDSWSEIVRGVSLSLCKGEVLGLVGESGAGKSTVGLAALGYLRPGARASGGSVRLLDIELLAIPEEERRRLRGTKVAYVAQSAQAAFNPVHRLMDQITLVAVDRGGLSRAEAEKRAVALFTALQLPDPQNFGARYPHQVSGGQLQRAMVAMAMICNPALIVFDEPTTALDVTTQVEVLISIRKVIEEFGVAAIYITHDLAVVAQIAHRVAVLRYGEVVEEAPISAIMDHPEHPYTQSLWAVHEMPANEAAVEGATAAALLSIERLGARFGTFDVLSDIDLRIGRGETVALVGESGSGKSTLGRVIAGLKAPSAGRALFDGAALPPKLRQRPLELLRRIQIIYQSADTALNPRQTVRAIVGRPLTLYQGLRGAAREKRLIELLRMVELDESHAERLPGQLSGGQKQRVAIARALAAGPELIICDEITSALDKVVQADVLRMMIGLKERLGVSYLFITHDIEVVRAIADRVVVMQHGRIVEQGEKDRVFAPPHEPYTERLLASVPDMAVGWLDRIIAARVA from the coding sequence ATGGCCGTCGAACCGTCCCCCGCCGTGCTCGAGATCCGCGACCTGAGGATCGAGGCGAAATCCTCCGACAGCTGGTCCGAGATCGTCCGGGGGGTGAGCCTCTCGCTCTGCAAGGGCGAGGTGCTGGGGCTCGTGGGAGAATCCGGCGCAGGCAAGTCCACCGTGGGGCTCGCAGCTCTCGGCTACCTGCGGCCGGGCGCGCGGGCGAGCGGCGGTTCGGTCCGGCTGTTGGATATCGAGCTGCTCGCCATCCCCGAGGAAGAGCGCCGCCGCCTGCGCGGCACGAAGGTCGCCTATGTGGCGCAGAGCGCGCAGGCCGCCTTCAACCCGGTGCACCGGCTGATGGATCAGATCACGCTCGTGGCCGTCGACCGGGGCGGCCTGTCGCGCGCGGAGGCCGAGAAGCGGGCGGTGGCGCTGTTCACCGCGCTGCAGCTGCCCGATCCGCAGAACTTCGGCGCGCGCTACCCGCATCAGGTGTCGGGCGGCCAGCTGCAGCGGGCCATGGTCGCGATGGCGATGATCTGCAATCCGGCGCTGATCGTCTTCGACGAGCCGACCACGGCGCTCGATGTGACGACGCAGGTCGAGGTGCTGATCTCGATCCGCAAGGTGATCGAGGAATTCGGCGTGGCCGCGATCTACATCACCCACGATCTGGCCGTCGTGGCCCAGATCGCCCATCGCGTGGCGGTGCTGCGCTATGGAGAGGTGGTGGAGGAGGCGCCGATCTCCGCCATCATGGATCACCCCGAGCATCCCTACACGCAGAGCCTCTGGGCGGTCCACGAGATGCCCGCGAACGAGGCGGCCGTGGAGGGGGCGACGGCTGCGGCGCTCCTGTCGATCGAGAGGCTCGGCGCGCGCTTCGGCACGTTCGATGTGCTAAGCGACATCGACCTGCGGATCGGGCGCGGCGAAACGGTGGCGCTGGTGGGCGAATCCGGCTCGGGCAAGTCCACGCTCGGCCGGGTGATCGCGGGGCTGAAGGCGCCCTCGGCGGGGCGAGCGCTCTTCGACGGAGCGGCGCTGCCTCCGAAGCTGCGGCAGCGCCCGCTCGAGCTTCTGCGCCGCATCCAGATCATCTACCAGTCGGCCGATACCGCGCTGAACCCGCGCCAGACGGTGCGGGCCATCGTGGGCCGGCCGCTGACCCTTTATCAGGGGCTGCGGGGGGCTGCGCGCGAGAAGCGGCTGATCGAGCTTCTGCGCATGGTCGAACTCGACGAAAGCCATGCCGAGCGCCTGCCGGGCCAGCTTTCGGGCGGCCAGAAGCAGCGCGTGGCGATTGCGCGGGCTCTCGCGGCCGGGCCCGAACTCATCATCTGCGACGAGATCACCTCGGCGCTCGACAAGGTGGTGCAGGCCGACGTGCTGCGGATGATGATCGGGCTGAAGGAGCGTCTGGGCGTGTCCTACCTCTTCATCACCCACGACATCGAGGTGGTGCGCGCCATCGCCGACCGGGTGGTGGTGATGCAGCACGGACGCATCGTGGAGCAGGGCGAGAAGGACCGGGTCTTCGCCCCGCCGCACGAGCCCTATACCGAACGGCTCCTGGCCTCGGTCCCGGACATGGCGGTGGGCTGGCTCGACCGGATCATCGCGGCGCGCGTCGCCTGA
- a CDS encoding ABC transporter permease: protein MDQSIDARPATPSRLTRARRLLTTAPFTARLGMVLVAIYAFVAIFAPWIAPYGEVEVVSRIPFDGWSAQHLLGTDQLGRDFLSRLIFGARNSISIALVTTMISFGLGCLLGVFSALIGGFVDQAISRFVDALMSVPDLIFILMILSIFGNSIPNLILIIAVLTSTRFFRISRAAALNVASLDFVEAARVRGESLLWISVHEVFPNVLPLILSELGMRFCFIFLSIAALSFLGVGIQPPLAEWGSMVRDNAALINMGDITPLIPAASIALLAIAVNFVVDWLLNRASGLNEEG, encoded by the coding sequence ATGGACCAGAGCATCGACGCCCGCCCCGCCACGCCGTCGCGCCTGACCCGCGCCCGCAGGCTTCTCACCACCGCGCCCTTCACCGCACGGCTGGGAATGGTCCTCGTCGCGATCTACGCCTTCGTCGCGATCTTTGCGCCCTGGATCGCGCCCTACGGCGAGGTCGAGGTGGTCTCGCGCATCCCCTTCGACGGCTGGAGCGCCCAGCATCTGCTGGGCACCGATCAGCTCGGGCGGGATTTCCTGTCGCGGCTGATCTTCGGGGCGCGGAACTCGATCTCCATCGCGCTCGTGACCACGATGATCTCCTTCGGGCTGGGCTGCCTCCTCGGCGTCTTCTCGGCGCTGATCGGCGGCTTCGTCGATCAGGCGATCTCGCGCTTCGTGGATGCGCTGATGTCGGTGCCGGATCTGATCTTCATCCTGATGATCCTGTCGATCTTCGGCAATTCGATCCCGAACCTCATCCTCATCATCGCCGTGCTGACCTCGACCCGCTTCTTCCGCATCTCGCGCGCCGCGGCGCTGAACGTGGCCAGCCTCGATTTCGTCGAGGCCGCCCGGGTGCGCGGCGAGAGCCTGCTCTGGATCTCGGTCCACGAGGTGTTCCCGAACGTGCTGCCGCTGATCCTGTCCGAGCTCGGCATGCGCTTCTGCTTCATCTTCCTCTCCATTGCGGCGCTCTCCTTCCTCGGCGTAGGCATCCAGCCACCGCTGGCGGAGTGGGGCTCGATGGTCCGGGACAATGCGGCCCTCATCAACATGGGCGATATCACGCCCCTGATCCCGGCCGCCTCCATCGCGCTGCTCGCCATCGCGGTCAATTTCGTGGTCGACTGGCTGCTGAACCGGGCCAGCGGCCTGAACGAGGAGGGCTGA
- a CDS encoding ABC transporter permease: protein MNRTSHPILSMVASRVGLGLLSLLIVSLVIFFSVSLLPGSYASAILGQNATPEAVAALETRLGLDQPAIWRYLSWLGAAATGDLGQSFAGRPVMAVLGPRLLNTITLASITAVIAVPLAITLGVICARFRGRFIDRFLSTSTLASISLPEFFVAYLMMMIFAVKLQWFPSMAGIRNSMDLGEQLYRMVLPILTLLLVILAHMIRNTRAAILSVMSSPYVEMARLKGESEGRVVTRQALPNAIGPIASVVALNLAYLISGVVVIEVVFVYPGVGQAMIDAVRNRDVPVIQACALIFATAYIGFNLLADIVSIVSNPRLLHPR from the coding sequence ATGAACAGAACTTCCCATCCGATCTTGTCCATGGTGGCCAGTCGGGTCGGTCTGGGGCTTCTCAGCCTCCTTATCGTGTCTCTGGTGATCTTCTTCTCGGTGAGCCTGCTGCCGGGCAGCTATGCCTCGGCCATCCTCGGGCAGAATGCGACGCCCGAGGCGGTGGCGGCTCTCGAGACCCGGCTCGGGCTCGATCAACCGGCGATCTGGCGCTACCTTTCGTGGCTCGGCGCGGCGGCGACGGGCGATCTCGGCCAGTCCTTCGCCGGTCGGCCGGTCATGGCGGTGCTGGGGCCGCGGCTCCTCAACACGATCACGCTGGCCTCGATCACGGCCGTGATCGCGGTGCCGCTCGCGATCACCCTCGGTGTGATCTGCGCGCGCTTCCGCGGCCGGTTCATCGACCGCTTCCTGTCGACCTCGACGCTCGCCTCGATCTCGCTGCCGGAATTCTTCGTGGCCTATCTGATGATGATGATCTTCGCGGTGAAGCTGCAATGGTTCCCCTCGATGGCGGGGATCCGCAACAGCATGGATCTGGGCGAGCAGCTCTACCGCATGGTGCTGCCGATCCTGACGCTGCTCCTCGTCATTCTCGCGCACATGATCCGCAACACGCGCGCGGCGATCCTGTCGGTGATGTCGAGCCCCTATGTCGAGATGGCGCGGCTGAAGGGCGAATCCGAGGGCCGCGTGGTCACGCGTCAGGCGCTGCCCAATGCCATCGGCCCCATCGCGAGCGTGGTGGCGCTGAACCTCGCCTATCTCATCTCCGGCGTCGTCGTGATCGAGGTGGTCTTCGTTTATCCGGGCGTCGGTCAGGCGATGATCGACGCGGTGCGCAACCGCGACGTGCCGGTGATCCAGGCCTGCGCGCTGATCTTCGCCACGGCCTACATCGGCTTCAACCTGCTGGCCGATATCGTCTCGATCGTCAGCAACCCGCGCCTGCTGCATCCGCGCTGA